One genomic region from Kamptonema formosum PCC 6407 encodes:
- a CDS encoding peptidoglycan DD-metalloendopeptidase family protein, translated as MKRTNPDKINFVDAREINIDGTAESSKQANAGTGRVRSAAMIGLAISVGASSLLLPTGGDAATAADSVAGEATTEMQPTPLAIQPNALNVEDEAAHPALLNSGVVKVKKGQTLWELSQDYEVDANTLARTNGIKSDSLLQVGQQLKIPSLNVISSDAKTGNTVATLPSQTRYVDTEQEFKSNQTEQLGQQSTEAISPARSAEINELNQPTREVEINHWNKQENHSATSYQTQLKSEEPGNLSESGRESTDGLTEVTGTPETTQESATAPQTLPAVPTDKFDAFSFSSQTAFPPAPAIESAESLVAPNATGTVVIEPDGTALAPSSVIYRVQKGDTLDAIAQNYGISVVDLISANNISDPHYLKLNQALRIPQIQSHSYGEQATVISGSNSTNAQPVAETPIPLMRAESSAAPSSGVAASVPTVSVISSLTNAEGASSVSVPTVAKINSIPLTAFSTPGVSDQGNSTLNAQPKFTGTLRQISVPANSQGAVEKSFAPTTELTSPARELAVENTTPTLPSSVPVQQAGNEMVTVDLQTSTAANSPNPYADRLRSEITRLREEYRADRNNQQEVKTISTTAFVGNTQLPTAEANHSNSIEPINPEFNPQRYAQAVQNEISTPQSRQWAQQLQRQQQQERANSQQRAVGVAPVQPSATSGQPLVATAPLGADAYDPLSNPSLGRMVSPELPPLPGADTYLPAGSMPSKGFIWPAKGVLSSGYGWRWGRMHKGIDIAGDIGTPIVAADAGVVTYASWNDGGYGYLVEVTHANGTVTLYAHNNRILVQEGQRVAQGQQISEMGSTGFSTGPHLHFEIHTSAQGAVNPMAFLPDDSRTASQ; from the coding sequence TTGAAACGAACAAATCCCGATAAAATAAACTTTGTTGATGCCCGTGAAATCAACATCGACGGCACTGCCGAATCATCCAAGCAGGCAAATGCCGGTACTGGTAGAGTTCGTTCTGCCGCAATGATTGGACTAGCAATTTCAGTAGGTGCTTCCAGCCTCCTGCTGCCTACAGGAGGTGACGCAGCCACAGCGGCCGACTCCGTAGCAGGGGAAGCCACCACCGAAATGCAGCCCACACCCCTGGCAATACAGCCCAACGCTCTCAATGTTGAGGATGAAGCCGCTCATCCTGCACTCTTGAACTCAGGGGTGGTGAAGGTGAAAAAGGGGCAAACCCTTTGGGAATTGTCTCAGGACTACGAAGTTGATGCAAATACTCTGGCAAGAACTAATGGCATTAAGTCAGATAGCTTACTGCAAGTAGGACAACAGCTAAAAATTCCATCCCTGAACGTCATCTCCTCAGATGCGAAAACAGGCAACACCGTTGCTACGCTGCCCTCTCAAACCCGCTATGTCGATACCGAACAAGAGTTCAAATCAAATCAGACAGAGCAGTTAGGACAGCAATCAACAGAAGCGATCTCGCCTGCCCGCTCGGCAGAAATTAATGAGCTCAACCAGCCAACCAGAGAAGTTGAAATTAACCACTGGAATAAGCAGGAAAACCACTCGGCGACAAGTTATCAAACTCAGTTGAAATCTGAAGAACCTGGCAATTTATCCGAATCTGGACGGGAAAGCACTGATGGGCTAACTGAGGTGACTGGGACTCCAGAAACTACACAGGAGAGTGCAACAGCACCCCAGACTTTGCCCGCAGTCCCTACGGATAAATTTGACGCTTTTAGCTTTAGTTCTCAGACAGCGTTCCCACCAGCCCCGGCTATTGAGTCGGCTGAGTCCCTAGTTGCACCTAACGCTACTGGGACAGTTGTGATTGAGCCTGACGGGACGGCTCTAGCACCATCATCGGTAATTTACCGAGTGCAGAAGGGGGATACCCTCGACGCGATCGCCCAAAATTATGGCATATCCGTCGTAGACCTGATTTCAGCTAACAATATTAGCGATCCGCACTACCTCAAACTCAATCAAGCCTTAAGAATTCCCCAAATCCAGTCGCACAGCTATGGGGAGCAGGCAACAGTCATATCAGGCTCTAATTCCACTAACGCCCAGCCCGTTGCAGAAACTCCCATTCCTTTAATGCGGGCTGAGTCTTCTGCCGCCCCTAGTTCTGGCGTTGCAGCATCCGTCCCAACTGTATCGGTAATCTCTTCGCTAACCAACGCTGAGGGTGCATCCTCCGTTTCTGTACCGACAGTGGCAAAAATTAATAGTATTCCGCTCACAGCATTTTCGACCCCAGGTGTTAGCGACCAAGGCAATAGCACTCTCAATGCTCAGCCAAAATTTACAGGTACACTCCGGCAAATCTCCGTTCCCGCTAACTCTCAAGGCGCGGTCGAAAAATCATTTGCGCCCACAACTGAACTGACTTCCCCCGCTAGGGAGTTAGCTGTTGAGAACACAACCCCAACTCTGCCCTCCTCAGTGCCCGTTCAGCAAGCTGGCAATGAGATGGTAACGGTCGATTTGCAAACTTCCACAGCCGCAAATTCGCCCAACCCTTACGCCGATCGCTTGAGATCGGAAATCACCAGGCTCCGAGAGGAGTATCGGGCAGATAGAAACAATCAGCAGGAAGTAAAAACAATATCAACCACAGCTTTTGTTGGCAATACGCAGTTACCAACTGCGGAGGCTAACCACTCAAATAGTATTGAACCTATCAATCCAGAGTTCAATCCTCAGCGCTACGCTCAAGCAGTACAGAACGAAATTAGCACGCCCCAGTCTCGACAGTGGGCCCAGCAGTTGCAGCGACAGCAGCAACAAGAGCGAGCCAATTCACAGCAGCGTGCAGTCGGAGTCGCCCCGGTACAGCCCTCTGCTACCTCTGGGCAGCCCCTCGTTGCCACAGCTCCTCTAGGTGCTGATGCTTACGACCCTCTGAGCAATCCTTCCTTGGGACGGATGGTTTCTCCTGAGTTACCTCCTCTTCCCGGAGCCGATACCTATCTACCGGCAGGCTCTATGCCCTCTAAGGGCTTTATTTGGCCGGCTAAGGGAGTTCTTTCCTCTGGCTATGGCTGGCGCTGGGGACGGATGCACAAGGGCATTGACATCGCAGGTGACATTGGGACACCAATTGTGGCTGCCGATGCTGGTGTTGTGACTTATGCAAGTTGGAATGACGGGGGTTATGGCTACCTGGTGGAAGTTACCCACGCCAACGGTACTGTCACTCTTTACGCCCACAACAACCGAATTTTGGTGCAAGAAGGTCAGCGTGTGGCTCAAGGTCAGCAAATTTCGGAAATGGGTAGCACTGGCTTCAGTACCGGCCCTCACTTGCACTTTGAAATTCATACTTCTGCACAAGGGGCTGTCAATCCAATGGCATTTCTACCAGATGACTCTAGGACTGCTTCTCAATAG
- a CDS encoding tRNA (cytidine(34)-2'-O)-methyltransferase, giving the protein MPSVVLISPQIPPNTGNIARTCAATRTELHLVGPLGFEISDRYLKRAGLDYWPYVNLHSHDNLEAFKACHQQRGGRWIGFSTKGQCSYTRFEFQNNDWLLFGAETTGLPPEILEACTNVRIPMSEPGVRSLNLSVSVAVGLFEAQRQLGYLA; this is encoded by the coding sequence ATGCCGTCTGTTGTTTTGATTTCTCCGCAAATTCCGCCAAATACGGGCAATATTGCCCGTACTTGCGCTGCAACCCGTACAGAATTACATTTAGTTGGGCCTTTAGGCTTTGAAATTAGCGATCGCTATCTCAAACGAGCTGGTCTAGATTACTGGCCCTACGTTAACCTGCACAGCCACGATAACCTAGAAGCTTTTAAAGCTTGCCACCAACAACGCGGAGGTCGCTGGATTGGCTTCAGCACTAAAGGACAATGCAGTTATACGCGATTTGAATTTCAAAACAATGACTGGCTGCTGTTTGGGGCAGAAACCACCGGTCTGCCCCCAGAGATTCTCGAAGCCTGCACCAATGTTCGCATTCCCATGAGCGAGCCAGGAGTACGTAGCTTAAATCTTTCCGTCAGCGTTGCAGTAGGTTTATTTGAAGCGCAGCGGCAATTGGGCTATCTAGCATAA
- a CDS encoding nuclear transport factor 2 family protein, translating into MRNPLNSLPNISKYFPDRFSVKDAIASPLVGLSSIAPLFLSLTIGGIGLLNPSPVKAQGTLADRATIIAQTPTNAPAELTKLLSEIDAAANSQNVKALMNFYSQNFTNSDGLNRQSMEKAIKQFWQGYSILKYSTELKSWKAEGNAFIAETETTITGTQKKENREIKLKSTIRSQQRFEGNRIVKQEILAERNQLTSGENPPTIQMNLPEQVNVGQEYNFDAIVQEPLGNDILIGTALEEPISEKTFFSTSPVELELLASGGVFKVGKAPETPENRWISAILMRQGGITVITQRLRVVK; encoded by the coding sequence ATGCGTAATCCTTTGAATTCCCTGCCAAATATTTCTAAATATTTTCCCGATCGCTTCTCAGTAAAAGATGCGATCGCCTCTCCCTTAGTCGGCCTGTCATCGATCGCCCCTCTATTTCTAAGTTTAACAATTGGTGGGATTGGCTTACTAAATCCCTCCCCTGTCAAGGCTCAAGGTACCCTCGCCGATCGCGCTACCATCATTGCTCAAACCCCTACAAACGCACCCGCTGAATTGACAAAACTCCTGAGTGAAATTGATGCCGCAGCGAACAGCCAAAATGTTAAAGCCTTGATGAATTTTTACAGTCAAAATTTTACAAATTCTGATGGCTTAAACCGCCAGAGTATGGAGAAAGCTATCAAGCAATTCTGGCAGGGTTATTCTATATTGAAATACAGTACCGAGCTTAAATCTTGGAAAGCGGAAGGGAACGCATTTATTGCTGAAACTGAGACTACGATTACAGGTACTCAGAAGAAAGAAAATAGAGAGATAAAACTTAAATCTACTATCCGTTCTCAGCAGCGCTTTGAAGGGAATAGAATTGTTAAACAAGAGATTTTAGCAGAGAGAAATCAGCTAACTTCTGGTGAAAATCCACCTACAATTCAGATGAATTTACCAGAGCAAGTCAATGTTGGTCAAGAATATAATTTTGATGCCATTGTGCAAGAACCTCTCGGCAATGATATCTTAATTGGCACAGCTTTGGAAGAACCAATTTCAGAAAAAACATTTTTTAGTACCAGTCCAGTAGAACTAGAATTACTAGCTTCTGGAGGAGTATTTAAGGTAGGAAAAGCACCAGAAACCCCAGAAAATCGCTGGATTTCAGCAATATTGATGCGGCAAGGCGGCATTACCGTAATTACTCAGCGCCTCCGAGTTGTAAAGTAA
- the gshA gene encoding glutamate--cysteine ligase has protein sequence MLLSKGFEVEMYTGTPQGDIVGLSDKIVSDLDGFVREPDSRNVEYTTAPLCSYDRLLCALVKPRRQLRAYLKQLGDYTILPGSTLSLGGSDRFFRSDPNNPYHTYIEQTYGTKVVTASIHINIGIAQPELLMQAIRLIRVEAPLYLALSASSPFLDGAVTGYHSTRWGLFPKTPAIVPLFESHRHFINWTEEQLVAGTMQNVRHLWSSVRPNGDRRPYNLNRAEMRICDLVTNPISLLAIAALLEARLWQMLADPSLDPLEISTLPATTRNQDLIALTEANEAAASKLSLDATLRHWQDGRKILARDWIEEIYQQVWPIAKQRGFSCFLSPLKKILREGNEAQQWLKMYHTCLDSRSVIIEGIQSMREQERELEDKLCQQLVA, from the coding sequence GTGCTGCTATCAAAAGGCTTTGAAGTAGAAATGTACACTGGCACCCCCCAGGGCGATATTGTTGGTCTCTCCGACAAGATTGTGTCAGACTTAGACGGATTTGTGCGGGAGCCAGATAGCCGCAATGTGGAATATACTACTGCGCCCTTGTGTAGTTACGATCGCCTCCTGTGCGCCCTAGTTAAACCGCGTCGGCAACTGCGTGCTTATTTAAAACAGTTGGGCGACTATACCATACTTCCAGGGAGTACCTTATCCTTGGGCGGAAGCGATCGCTTTTTCCGCTCCGATCCCAACAACCCCTACCACACCTACATCGAGCAAACCTACGGTACCAAAGTCGTAACCGCCAGCATTCACATTAACATCGGCATAGCTCAACCAGAACTGCTGATGCAAGCGATTCGTCTGATCAGGGTCGAAGCCCCTCTGTACCTCGCCCTCAGTGCTTCTTCCCCCTTCTTGGATGGTGCCGTTACGGGGTATCACTCCACCCGCTGGGGTCTGTTCCCCAAAACTCCAGCCATTGTCCCCCTGTTTGAAAGCCACCGCCATTTTATCAACTGGACTGAGGAGCAACTCGTGGCTGGTACTATGCAAAACGTGAGACACCTGTGGTCGTCAGTAAGACCTAATGGGGATCGCCGGCCCTACAATCTCAATCGCGCAGAAATGAGAATTTGCGACCTCGTTACCAACCCCATTTCCCTGCTAGCGATCGCAGCTTTACTAGAAGCTCGTCTTTGGCAAATGCTCGCCGATCCCAGCTTAGATCCCCTGGAAATCAGCACCCTACCCGCCACCACCCGCAATCAAGACTTAATCGCTCTGACAGAGGCTAACGAAGCCGCCGCCTCCAAGCTGAGTTTGGATGCGACACTTAGACATTGGCAAGATGGTAGAAAAATTCTGGCTAGAGATTGGATTGAAGAAATTTACCAGCAAGTTTGGCCAATAGCAAAACAACGCGGCTTTAGTTGCTTCCTCTCGCCCTTGAAAAAAATTCTTCGGGAAGGTAATGAGGCTCAACAATGGTTGAAAATGTATCATACTTGTCTTGACAGCAGGAGCGTAATTATTGAAGGAATTCAATCAATGCGAGAACAGGAAAGAGAGCTTGAAGACAAGTTATGCCAGCAATTGGTCGCTTGA
- a CDS encoding SDR family oxidoreductase, with protein MSSVQDKIVLITGASSGIGAACARIFARGGAKLILAARRLERLKNMAAELTKEFETEIYFLQLDVRDRAQVESAFTKLPDAWAKVDILINNAGLSRGLDKLYEGDFQDWEEMIDTNVKGLLYVTRYIVPGMVSRGRGHVINIGSIAGHQTYPGGNVYCASKAAVKAISEGLKQDLLGTPIRVSSVDPGLVETEFSQIRFHGDGERAKNVYQGLTPLTPDDVADVVYFCATRSPHVNISEVLLVPTDQATATLVHRRVE; from the coding sequence ATGAGTTCAGTTCAAGATAAAATTGTTTTAATTACGGGTGCTAGCAGCGGTATTGGTGCAGCTTGTGCTCGAATTTTTGCTAGAGGAGGTGCTAAACTAATATTAGCTGCTCGCCGCCTTGAACGGTTGAAGAATATGGCTGCGGAACTAACTAAAGAGTTTGAAACAGAGATTTATTTTCTACAGTTAGATGTGCGCGATCGCGCTCAAGTTGAATCGGCTTTTACCAAATTACCTGATGCCTGGGCAAAAGTTGATATTCTAATTAATAATGCTGGCTTAAGTCGTGGTTTAGATAAACTTTACGAGGGCGATTTCCAAGATTGGGAGGAAATGATAGATACCAACGTCAAGGGATTGCTTTATGTCACTCGTTATATTGTACCTGGGATGGTGAGTAGAGGTCGCGGTCACGTAATAAATATTGGCTCAATTGCCGGTCATCAAACCTATCCAGGTGGTAATGTTTATTGTGCCTCAAAAGCAGCAGTTAAAGCAATTTCCGAAGGTTTAAAACAAGACCTTTTGGGTACGCCAATTAGAGTGAGTTCGGTAGACCCAGGTTTAGTGGAAACAGAATTTAGTCAAATACGGTTTCATGGCGATGGGGAGAGGGCAAAAAATGTTTACCAAGGATTAACACCTTTGACACCTGATGACGTGGCGGATGTGGTGTATTTTTGTGCGACGAGATCGCCTCACGTTAATATTAGTGAAGTCCTCTTAGTGCCCACAGATCAAGCTACTGCAACTCTAGTTCACCGCAGAGTTGAATAG
- a CDS encoding Rpn family recombination-promoting nuclease/putative transposase has protein sequence MRTDTIFYQLFQTLPSVLFELIGEPASLAEGYQFTSQEIKELARRFDGVFLPPEGDIDSLIYFVEVQFQKKDDFYWRFFTEIFVYLGQYQPVQDWRAVAIFASRSFDPGIPRPYQRFFTHESVGFSPLLQRVYLDELGEPSNLSLELGMVKLVVQNEENAVEQARELIGKARQEISDAALKQKVVGLIETIMVYKLPQFSRQEIEAMFGLQELKQTRYFQEVRAEAKEEGKLEGKLEGKLEGKLEGKLESVPRLLALGLNVEQIAQALELDIEAVNKAVAEN, from the coding sequence ATGAGAACTGACACCATCTTTTATCAACTTTTTCAAACCTTACCCAGTGTATTATTTGAACTTATTGGTGAACCTGCGTCACTAGCTGAAGGCTACCAGTTTACTTCCCAGGAAATCAAAGAATTGGCCCGCCGCTTTGATGGAGTATTCTTACCTCCAGAAGGCGACATAGACTCACTGATTTATTTTGTGGAAGTACAATTCCAGAAAAAAGATGATTTTTACTGGCGATTTTTTACGGAAATCTTCGTTTACTTAGGTCAATATCAACCTGTTCAAGATTGGCGTGCTGTAGCGATATTTGCAAGCCGCAGTTTCGATCCCGGCATCCCAAGGCCGTATCAGCGATTTTTTACCCATGAAAGTGTAGGTTTTTCTCCCCTTTTGCAGCGAGTGTATTTAGATGAGTTAGGGGAACCAAGTAACCTATCTCTAGAATTGGGAATGGTGAAATTAGTGGTGCAGAATGAAGAAAATGCTGTTGAGCAAGCTAGGGAATTAATCGGCAAAGCACGGCAAGAGATTTCTGATGCCGCTCTCAAGCAAAAAGTTGTAGGATTGATAGAGACAATAATGGTCTATAAATTACCGCAGTTTAGTCGCCAGGAGATAGAAGCCATGTTTGGATTACAGGAGTTAAAACAGACAAGGTATTTTCAGGAAGTTAGGGCTGAAGCTAAAGAGGAAGGTAAACTCGAAGGTAAACTCGAAGGTAAGCTCGAAGGTAAGCTCGAAGGTAAACTTGAATCAGTTCCTCGCTTATTAGCACTTGGGTTGAATGTGGAACAGATTGCTCAAGCCTTAGAATTGGATATTGAAGCCGTAAATAAGGCTGTGGCGGAAAACTAA
- a CDS encoding peroxiredoxin family protein, which translates to MLTSTDFRGLLNQRFFQNFFPVPATNELKVGEITPDFELPDITNGKLVRLSNYRGDRPVVLAFTRIFTEKQYCPFCFPHIKALNENYEQFAERDVELLMITSTDDRQSQIVVTDLGLKIPLLCDPTCRVFRAYQVGQALGAPLPGQFVLDKQGILQFKHLFSFLDHNASSESLLAAVDRLRTTE; encoded by the coding sequence ATGCTGACTTCCACAGACTTTAGGGGCTTGTTAAATCAGCGCTTTTTTCAAAACTTTTTTCCCGTTCCCGCTACAAACGAGCTTAAAGTGGGAGAAATAACTCCAGACTTTGAACTACCAGATATTACCAACGGTAAACTGGTGCGTTTATCAAATTACCGGGGCGATCGCCCAGTTGTACTCGCATTTACCCGCATCTTCACGGAAAAGCAATATTGCCCGTTTTGCTTCCCCCACATTAAAGCACTTAATGAAAACTACGAGCAGTTTGCCGAGCGGGATGTAGAACTATTGATGATTACCAGTACCGATGACCGGCAAAGTCAAATCGTGGTTACAGATTTAGGTTTAAAAATACCCTTGCTGTGCGATCCTACTTGTCGAGTATTTCGAGCATATCAAGTCGGTCAAGCTTTGGGGGCTCCTTTGCCAGGGCAGTTTGTTTTAGATAAACAAGGAATACTTCAGTTTAAACATTTGTTTTCTTTCTTGGATCATAATGCTAGTTCAGAGAGTTTACTTGCAGCGGTAGATCGGCTGAGAACTACAGAATAA
- a CDS encoding metallophosphoesterase family protein, with product MQFVSDPPIPVKIGKMKERVRWQDRLIVERGIDQTRLVLGDRSPDSEEFSFLVAGDSGSGNEGGQNPQRRVAQIMAARRDRCRFLLHTGDVVYLVGSSEYYQQNFINPYREFLVGGDAPSHIAYDKMVFNLPFLPVPGNHDYYDLPLIYGILAQSALPLRRLFQSKLDFDVGWHGSRQGHAYAKAFLDCLQAFNLPGQLDRHLDTHYTAQTNTGRCLHYEPGRFTRLPNRYYTFRSGGIDFFALDSNTFNAPLPLPATQAGDAYRRELEVQRQDLEQERLQILEASANLNRDRPQEAEQLDDFRAKLAQIDEQRLDIDKHLAADKTTVTDSEQLNWLKERLIASWQSPDVRGRVIYLHHPPYVTEATKWNQGQTLAIRYRLREVFDAVADAVGDLGERRGVADLILSGHAHCLEYIRTGDTGHADAYTNWIVCGGSGHSLRRQREEGPVLVEAFDEAQSYQLARSQGKRPDKGSIPVAESLLFVGRNGQGSQKRRPYSFLQIDVLAGNPPKFRVRPAIAERFKGQWHYSEVKPFII from the coding sequence GTGCAATTTGTATCTGATCCGCCAATTCCCGTTAAAATCGGCAAGATGAAAGAGCGGGTGCGGTGGCAAGACAGATTAATTGTGGAACGGGGTATCGATCAAACGCGGCTGGTGTTGGGCGATCGCTCTCCAGATAGTGAAGAGTTCTCATTTTTAGTCGCAGGCGATAGCGGATCGGGAAACGAGGGCGGACAGAACCCCCAGCGTCGCGTTGCCCAAATTATGGCTGCCCGCCGCGATCGCTGCCGTTTCCTGCTGCACACTGGAGATGTCGTTTATCTAGTCGGTTCCAGCGAGTATTATCAGCAAAATTTTATTAACCCCTACCGCGAGTTTCTAGTCGGAGGTGACGCGCCATCCCACATTGCCTACGACAAAATGGTATTCAATCTGCCGTTCCTCCCGGTTCCTGGCAATCACGATTACTACGACTTACCCCTGATCTACGGCATTCTCGCCCAGAGTGCCTTGCCGCTGCGCCGTCTGTTCCAGTCGAAATTAGATTTCGATGTTGGTTGGCACGGATCGCGCCAAGGCCATGCTTATGCTAAAGCGTTTCTTGATTGTCTCCAAGCTTTTAACCTTCCCGGCCAACTCGATCGCCACCTAGATACTCACTACACTGCCCAAACTAACACTGGTCGCTGTTTGCACTACGAACCTGGACGCTTTACCCGTTTGCCAAATCGTTATTACACTTTCCGCAGTGGGGGCATTGATTTTTTTGCCCTAGATTCAAATACTTTTAACGCGCCGCTACCGCTACCAGCGACGCAGGCGGGAGATGCTTACCGCCGCGAGTTGGAAGTTCAACGGCAGGATTTAGAACAAGAAAGGTTGCAAATTCTGGAAGCTTCGGCAAATTTGAATCGCGATCGCCCTCAAGAAGCTGAACAGTTGGACGATTTCCGCGCCAAGTTAGCGCAGATTGATGAGCAAAGGTTGGACATTGATAAACACCTGGCAGCAGACAAAACAACTGTAACTGACTCCGAACAGCTTAACTGGCTTAAGGAAAGGCTGATTGCATCTTGGCAGAGTCCAGACGTGCGAGGGCGGGTAATTTACCTGCATCACCCTCCCTATGTCACTGAAGCGACGAAGTGGAATCAAGGTCAAACTTTGGCAATTCGTTATCGCCTCCGCGAGGTATTTGATGCGGTGGCGGATGCAGTTGGAGACTTGGGGGAACGGCGAGGAGTGGCAGATTTAATTCTAAGTGGTCATGCTCACTGTTTGGAATATATACGCACTGGGGACACTGGGCACGCTGATGCTTATACAAATTGGATTGTTTGCGGAGGTAGCGGTCATAGTCTGCGCCGTCAACGGGAGGAAGGGCCTGTATTGGTGGAGGCCTTTGATGAGGCCCAGAGTTACCAGTTGGCGCGATCGCAGGGAAAACGACCTGACAAGGGTAGCATCCCCGTTGCCGAATCGCTGCTTTTTGTCGGTCGCAACGGTCAAGGTTCGCAAAAACGCCGTCCTTACTCATTTTTACAGATTGATGTTTTGGCAGGGAACCCGCCTAAATTCAGAGTCCGACCCGCGATCGCTGAACGCTTTAAAGGACAATGGCATTACAGTGAAGTTAAACCATTTATTATTTGA
- the murG gene encoding undecaprenyldiphospho-muramoylpentapeptide beta-N-acetylglucosaminyltransferase, with product MTNTQIRLLIAASGTGGHLFPAIATAEQLSDYQIEWLGVPDRMETELIPPLYPLHTIPVEGFQGRFGLGTARILGRLASSILEVRNLLKQGNFQGVFTTGGYIAAPAILAARSLGLPVILHESNALPGKVTRWFGPWCTKVAIGFEAAAQYLPRAKTVYAGTPVRSQFLTPQPLDLPIAENVPLIVAMGGSQGAVGINQLVRQCAPAWFNAGATIVHLTGNNDPDADTLKHPQYFSLPFYNNMGGLLQRANLAISRSGASALTELAVTGTPAILIPYPYAAEDHQSFNAAVFTKIGAALSFRQSELNAEVLETKVLNLLADSEHLAKMSAAVYKLAVNDSATRLANLVRELLNR from the coding sequence TTGACAAATACGCAGATTCGATTACTGATTGCAGCTAGCGGTACTGGAGGACATTTATTTCCTGCGATCGCCACCGCCGAGCAATTGAGCGACTATCAAATAGAATGGCTGGGAGTCCCCGATCGCATGGAAACCGAATTAATCCCACCTCTCTACCCCCTCCATACTATCCCCGTAGAAGGCTTCCAGGGGCGATTTGGGCTGGGTACAGCGCGAATTCTGGGTCGGCTCGCCAGTTCCATCCTTGAAGTGCGGAATCTGCTAAAACAGGGCAATTTTCAGGGCGTTTTCACCACTGGCGGCTATATTGCAGCACCCGCGATTTTAGCGGCGCGATCGCTCGGTTTGCCTGTTATCCTCCACGAGTCTAATGCTTTGCCAGGGAAAGTAACGCGCTGGTTTGGCCCTTGGTGTACTAAAGTTGCGATCGGTTTTGAGGCGGCGGCGCAGTATTTGCCTCGCGCTAAGACGGTTTATGCGGGTACGCCAGTGCGATCGCAATTTCTTACACCTCAACCCTTGGACTTGCCAATTGCTGAGAATGTTCCCCTAATTGTAGCAATGGGCGGCTCCCAAGGTGCAGTAGGAATTAATCAATTAGTTAGACAATGCGCTCCTGCTTGGTTTAATGCAGGTGCAACGATTGTACACTTAACAGGAAATAATGACCCGGATGCTGATACTCTCAAACATCCTCAATATTTTTCCCTGCCATTTTATAACAATATGGGTGGACTATTGCAACGCGCAAATTTAGCAATTAGTCGTTCTGGTGCGAGTGCGCTAACAGAATTAGCCGTCACAGGAACGCCTGCAATTTTGATTCCTTATCCCTATGCAGCGGAAGATCATCAAAGTTTTAATGCCGCAGTTTTTACCAAAATTGGCGCAGCCTTATCTTTCCGGCAAAGTGAATTAAATGCAGAAGTTTTAGAAACTAAAGTGTTGAATTTATTAGCAGATTCCGAACACTTGGCAAAAATGTCGGCTGCCGTTTATAAGTTGGCAGTTAATGATAGTGCAACTCGTTTGGCAAACTTAGTGCGCGAATTATTAAATCGGTAG
- a CDS encoding peroxiredoxin: MAVKTETETLRVGLPAPDFTATAVVDQEFKTVKLSDYKGKKYVVLFFYPLDFTFVCPTEIIAFSDRHEEFKKLDTEILGVSVDSEFSHLAWIQSDRKSGGVGDLNYPLVADIKKTISADYNVLDPEAGIALRGLFIIDKEGIIQHSTINNLAFGRNVDETLRTLQAIQHVQSHPDEVCPAGWQPGEKTMNPDPVKSKVYFAAV, from the coding sequence ATGGCCGTTAAAACAGAAACCGAAACCCTCCGGGTTGGTCTACCTGCACCCGACTTCACAGCCACAGCCGTAGTGGATCAGGAATTCAAGACGGTTAAACTGTCTGACTATAAAGGCAAAAAGTATGTAGTCTTGTTTTTCTACCCCTTGGACTTCACTTTTGTTTGCCCGACAGAGATTATCGCTTTTAGCGATCGCCACGAAGAGTTCAAGAAACTCGATACTGAAATTCTGGGCGTATCCGTTGACAGCGAATTTTCTCACCTGGCCTGGATACAGAGCGATCGCAAATCCGGCGGCGTTGGCGACCTCAACTATCCCTTAGTTGCTGATATCAAAAAAACAATTAGCGCCGATTATAACGTCCTCGATCCAGAAGCAGGAATCGCTCTGAGAGGTCTGTTCATCATCGACAAAGAAGGTATTATCCAGCACTCAACGATTAATAACCTCGCCTTTGGTCGCAATGTAGATGAAACGCTCCGTACCCTGCAAGCCATTCAGCACGTCCAGTCTCACCCTGATGAAGTTTGCCCCGCTGGTTGGCAGCCTGGAGAAAAGACAATGAATCCAGATCCCGTGAAGTCTAAAGTATACTTTGCGGCGGTATAA